The following proteins are co-located in the Synechococcus sp. PROS-U-1 genome:
- a CDS encoding DEAD/DEAH box helicase has protein sequence MTEQQQQRDDSACAVDLSASALPESEPNAEVFTTTITPSEPESGFAGFGFSEAMMRTLADKGYSEPSPIQKAAFPELMLGRDLVGQAQTGTGKTAAFALPLLERLESGQKTPQALVLAPTRELAMQVADSFKAYSAGHPHLKVLAVYGGTDFRSQISALRRGVDVVVGTPGRVMDHMRQGTLDTSGLRSLVLDEADEMLRMGFIDDVEWILDQLPEQRQVVLFSATMPPEIRRLSKRYLKDPAEVTIRTKDQEGKRIRQRSITVPMPHKLEALQRTLDACGGEGVIIFARTKAITLTVAETLEAGGHQVAVLNGDVPQNQRERTVERLRSGSVDILVATDVAARGLDVERIGLVINYDMPFDSEAYVHRIGRTGRAGRTGEAVLFVTPRERRFIRNLERATGQPIEAMEVPGNTAINQGRLDRLRKRLSDAAQAERPDADEGALLKELMQRVATELELSPEQLAMAALNLAIGPDPLLRKGDDNWIQNTRRDDRDRSSGDRRERRDRPARAPEENMQRYRVEVGHRDRVKPGNLVGAIAGETGLQGRLIGRIQIFDNHSLVDLPKGMPEDVFNNLRRLRVMNRELQITQAS, from the coding sequence ATGACTGAACAGCAACAGCAGCGCGACGATTCCGCCTGCGCAGTCGATCTTTCTGCATCGGCGCTTCCGGAATCAGAACCGAATGCTGAGGTGTTCACCACCACAATCACGCCGTCTGAACCGGAGTCCGGTTTTGCTGGTTTTGGCTTCAGCGAAGCCATGATGCGCACGCTGGCGGACAAGGGATACAGCGAACCGTCCCCAATCCAGAAGGCAGCATTCCCCGAGCTGATGCTGGGCCGTGATCTGGTGGGACAAGCCCAGACCGGCACCGGCAAAACAGCAGCGTTTGCGTTGCCGTTGCTCGAGCGTCTGGAGAGCGGCCAAAAAACACCCCAGGCTCTTGTGCTCGCCCCCACACGGGAGCTGGCGATGCAGGTGGCCGATTCCTTCAAGGCCTATTCCGCCGGCCATCCCCATCTGAAGGTGCTGGCGGTCTATGGCGGCACGGACTTCCGCTCTCAGATCAGTGCCCTCAGGCGCGGGGTTGATGTGGTGGTGGGCACCCCCGGACGGGTGATGGATCACATGCGCCAGGGCACCCTCGACACGAGTGGTCTGCGCAGCCTTGTGCTCGATGAAGCGGACGAAATGCTCCGCATGGGCTTCATCGATGATGTGGAGTGGATTCTCGATCAGTTGCCTGAGCAGAGGCAGGTGGTGCTGTTCTCGGCGACGATGCCTCCGGAGATCCGTCGCTTGTCCAAGCGTTATCTCAAGGACCCTGCGGAGGTGACGATCCGCACCAAGGATCAGGAGGGCAAGCGGATCCGCCAGCGCTCGATCACGGTGCCGATGCCGCACAAGCTCGAAGCCCTGCAGCGGACTCTGGATGCCTGTGGTGGTGAGGGTGTGATCATCTTTGCTCGCACCAAGGCCATCACACTGACCGTGGCCGAAACGCTCGAGGCTGGTGGCCATCAAGTGGCGGTGCTCAACGGCGACGTTCCGCAGAACCAGCGGGAGCGCACGGTGGAGCGGCTGCGCAGTGGATCGGTCGACATCCTTGTGGCCACGGACGTTGCAGCCAGGGGTCTCGATGTGGAGCGGATTGGTCTGGTGATCAATTACGACATGCCGTTCGACAGCGAGGCCTATGTGCACCGCATCGGTCGGACGGGCCGGGCCGGTCGGACCGGAGAAGCCGTTCTGTTTGTGACTCCACGGGAACGACGCTTCATTCGCAACCTCGAGCGGGCCACCGGTCAGCCGATCGAAGCGATGGAGGTGCCCGGTAATACGGCCATCAACCAGGGACGTCTGGACCGGTTGCGCAAGCGCTTGAGTGATGCGGCCCAGGCGGAACGCCCCGATGCCGATGAAGGGGCCTTGCTCAAGGAACTAATGCAGCGGGTGGCCACCGAACTGGAATTGAGTCCCGAGCAACTGGCCATGGCGGCTCTCAATCTGGCGATTGGTCCTGACCCGCTTCTGCGTAAAGGGGATGACAACTGGATTCAGAACACCCGACGCGACGACCGCGACCGCAGCTCAGGAGACCGCCGTGAGCGGCGCGACCGTCCGGCCCGTGCCCCCGAAGAGAACATGCAGCGCTACCGGGTTGAGGTGGGCCACCGCGATCGGGTGAAGCCTGGGAATCTGGTCGGGGCCATTGCTGGCGAGACCGGTCTGCAGGGGCGGTTGATTGGTCGCATCCAGATCTTCGACAACCACAGCCTGGTGGATCTGCCCAAGGGCATGCCCGAGGACGTGTTCAACAATCTGCGCCGTTTGCGGGTGATGAACCGCGAACTGCAGATCACTCAGGCCTCTTGA
- a CDS encoding cation:proton antiporter: protein MAMQASISHVMHHPLGVFSLLVAISAAVPPLIRRVGLPDLVGLLAAGVVVGPHALNWVDSTSETVRLLSDLGAVYLLFTMGLEIDLEEFNRVKRRSFIYGLLILLIGVGTGVSIGLLAGFASVSCLLLGALMATHTPLGYPIVRSYGAQKDESVVVSVGSTIFTDIVALLLLAVGLGLGQGNLSGMGLSLLLLKIGVFALVVVIGIRWLGRRLVLRGISDENRMVLAVLVALFLASLGAELAGVEKIVGAFLAGLAVNSVLPEGRVKEQVIFVGGVLFIPIFFIDLGLLLDLGSLGQSLGNFQFTALMLVGAIGGKGLASWISGLLFGYRRSQILMMWSLTMPKVAATLATAFIGYQAGLLNQTVLNSVLAVMVVTATLGPILTEQSVTRLKDPSPEGVPVSFGEEAAVLDGVNEVVQRPLRIVVPVANPSTEKGLLGMAARLVRGSSGAEGLLLPLAMVNPSLEEMRGGLNRAVAAARGRLSTAETIGAQLAVPTRSLLRLDEDIAGGMSRTALEQAADLLLIGAARTDQLRAWLMGDIVDGVCRTAHCPVVVVNLGRDSGSSLGRILVPIKDLSASAREQFELALRVITSAPEDQRLRITLLHVHDPRFSGQDRHWMEQQLIRWRPPGIPAERFHIVIVRGPGIDGAIHRLSREHDLVILRTQRRRVAGLPIPGSDRISKLIRQLPCASMVISDPLV, encoded by the coding sequence ATGGCCATGCAGGCCTCGATTAGCCATGTCATGCATCACCCCCTCGGGGTGTTTTCGTTGTTGGTGGCGATCAGTGCGGCGGTGCCGCCGTTGATCCGACGGGTCGGTCTGCCTGATCTGGTGGGATTGCTGGCAGCCGGCGTGGTGGTGGGGCCCCATGCGTTGAACTGGGTCGACAGCACCAGCGAAACGGTACGGCTGCTTTCGGATCTCGGGGCGGTGTACCTGCTGTTCACAATGGGTCTGGAGATTGACCTTGAGGAGTTCAACCGGGTCAAGCGCCGCTCCTTCATTTATGGACTGCTGATCCTGCTGATCGGCGTGGGGACAGGCGTATCGATTGGCCTTCTGGCTGGTTTTGCCTCGGTGTCGTGCCTGTTGCTCGGCGCCTTGATGGCTACCCACACTCCCCTGGGCTACCCAATCGTGCGGAGCTACGGGGCCCAGAAGGATGAGTCGGTGGTGGTGAGCGTGGGCAGCACGATCTTCACCGACATCGTTGCCCTGCTGCTGTTGGCGGTGGGTTTGGGCTTGGGTCAGGGAAACCTCAGTGGCATGGGCCTGAGCCTGCTGCTGCTCAAAATCGGCGTCTTCGCCCTTGTGGTGGTGATCGGTATCCGCTGGCTGGGCCGGCGCCTGGTGCTGCGGGGCATCAGCGATGAAAACAGGATGGTGCTTGCCGTTCTGGTGGCCTTGTTCCTGGCGTCTCTCGGGGCTGAGCTGGCTGGCGTGGAGAAAATTGTCGGTGCCTTCTTGGCCGGTTTGGCGGTGAATTCCGTTCTGCCTGAAGGCCGGGTGAAGGAACAGGTGATCTTCGTGGGTGGTGTGCTGTTCATCCCGATCTTCTTTATTGATCTGGGATTGCTGCTGGATCTGGGCAGCCTGGGTCAGAGCCTGGGCAATTTTCAGTTCACCGCGTTGATGCTGGTGGGCGCGATCGGCGGCAAGGGTCTGGCGTCCTGGATTAGCGGACTGCTGTTCGGCTATCGCCGATCCCAGATCCTGATGATGTGGTCGCTGACGATGCCCAAGGTGGCGGCGACGCTGGCCACCGCCTTCATCGGCTACCAGGCAGGTTTGCTCAATCAGACTGTGCTCAACAGCGTGTTGGCGGTGATGGTGGTGACGGCCACCCTCGGGCCGATCCTTACCGAGCAGTCGGTGACCCGGCTCAAGGATCCGAGTCCGGAGGGGGTGCCGGTGAGCTTCGGTGAGGAGGCGGCGGTGCTGGATGGCGTCAACGAGGTGGTGCAGCGCCCTCTGCGCATCGTGGTGCCGGTGGCCAATCCCAGCACCGAGAAGGGGTTGTTAGGCATGGCGGCTCGCCTGGTGCGGGGGTCGTCTGGAGCTGAAGGCCTGCTGCTTCCCCTGGCGATGGTGAATCCCAGCCTTGAGGAGATGCGCGGTGGTTTGAACCGGGCCGTTGCCGCGGCGCGTGGGCGGCTCAGTACGGCGGAAACCATTGGCGCTCAGTTGGCCGTGCCCACCCGCAGCCTGCTGCGGCTGGATGAGGACATCGCCGGTGGCATGAGCCGCACCGCGCTGGAACAGGCTGCAGATCTGTTGTTGATCGGCGCCGCGCGCACGGATCAGCTGAGGGCCTGGCTGATGGGGGACATCGTCGATGGGGTCTGCCGCACGGCGCATTGTCCGGTGGTGGTGGTGAACCTTGGCCGCGACTCAGGCAGCAGCCTGGGCCGGATCCTCGTTCCGATCAAAGATCTCTCCGCCAGCGCTCGCGAGCAATTTGAATTAGCTCTGCGGGTGATTACGTCTGCTCCGGAGGATCAGCGCCTCCGGATCACCTTGCTGCATGTCCATGACCCACGCTTCAGCGGGCAGGACCGTCACTGGATGGAGCAGCAGTTGATCCGCTGGCGACCGCCGGGGATTCCGGCGGAGCGGTTCCACATCGTGATTGTGCGGGGACCCGGCATCGATGGGGCCATTCATCGACTCAGCCGTGAGCACGATCTGGTGATCCTGCGCACCCAGCGTCGGCGGGTGGCGGGTCTACCGATTCCCGGCAGTGATCGCATCAGCAAATTGATCCGTCAGCTCCCCTGTGCCTCGATGGTGATCAGCGATCCCCTGGTTTAG
- a CDS encoding ABC transporter ATP-binding protein — translation MLDRTLSKASANRSPLLRLLRHLAPQRRLVVAAVTCSLLNKLFDLAPPALIGLALDVVLRGEQSVLAGFGLKTAGQQLWALALLTFVIWAAESLFEYLYDVLWRNLAQTTQHSLRLEAYDHLQKLELAFFEQDSTGRLMAVLNDDINQLERFLDRGANQILQLITTVLVVGIGMAMVAPEVALFAYMPIPVILWGSLHFQRRLAPRYREVRARAGDLAARLANNLGGMLTIKSFTAEALELERLRAESLAYRQSNARAIRLSAAFIPLIRFAILFAFLAILLIGGFKALAGELPVATYSVLVFITQRLLWPLTAIGRTLDEYQRSMASTQRVLDLIDTPVMIQGGMMPLEPRRLRGEIRFEAVDFAYAGRAALLQGFDLTVPAGSTLGIVGATGSGKSTVVKLLLRLYERDGGRICLDGVPIDTLQLQDLRRCIALVSQDVYLFHGTVAENIAYGVADPDPVAIQQAARLAEASAFIDALPQGYDTLVGERGQRLSGGQRQRIALARAILKDAPVLVLDEATAAVDNDTEAAIQRSLAQITQHRTTVVIAHRLSTVRHADWIVVMDQGRIVEQGSHDSLVANGGIYTNLWQVQAGEGLIAS, via the coding sequence CTGTTGGATCGAACCCTCAGCAAAGCTTCAGCAAATCGCTCCCCGTTGTTGCGGCTGTTGCGTCACTTGGCTCCACAGCGTCGTCTGGTGGTTGCAGCGGTGACCTGCTCCCTGCTCAACAAGCTCTTCGATCTGGCGCCACCGGCTTTGATCGGCCTCGCCCTGGATGTTGTGCTGCGCGGTGAGCAATCTGTGCTGGCTGGCTTTGGCCTGAAGACTGCAGGCCAGCAGCTGTGGGCTCTGGCCCTGCTCACTTTTGTGATCTGGGCAGCGGAATCGCTGTTCGAGTACCTCTACGACGTGCTCTGGCGCAACCTTGCCCAGACCACGCAACACAGCCTGCGGCTCGAGGCCTACGACCATCTGCAGAAACTGGAGCTGGCCTTTTTCGAGCAGGACAGCACCGGTCGCCTCATGGCGGTGCTGAACGACGACATCAATCAGCTCGAACGGTTTCTGGATCGAGGCGCGAATCAGATCCTGCAGTTGATCACCACCGTTCTGGTGGTGGGGATTGGCATGGCCATGGTGGCGCCGGAAGTGGCCCTGTTCGCCTACATGCCGATCCCGGTGATTCTCTGGGGATCGCTGCATTTCCAACGCCGGCTGGCGCCGCGCTACCGGGAGGTGCGGGCCAGGGCAGGTGATCTCGCCGCCCGGCTCGCCAACAACCTGGGGGGGATGCTCACGATCAAGAGCTTCACCGCAGAGGCTTTGGAACTGGAGCGCCTGAGGGCTGAAAGCCTGGCCTACCGCCAGAGCAATGCCCGGGCGATCCGTCTTTCGGCAGCTTTCATCCCCTTGATCCGCTTCGCGATCCTGTTTGCCTTCCTGGCGATTCTGTTGATCGGCGGCTTCAAGGCCTTGGCGGGTGAACTTCCCGTGGCCACCTACAGCGTTCTGGTGTTTATCACCCAACGCCTGCTCTGGCCGTTGACGGCCATTGGCCGAACCCTGGACGAGTACCAGCGCTCGATGGCATCCACGCAACGGGTGCTCGATCTGATCGATACGCCCGTGATGATTCAGGGAGGGATGATGCCTCTGGAACCGCGGCGGCTGCGGGGTGAGATCCGCTTTGAAGCGGTTGATTTCGCCTATGCCGGGCGTGCTGCGCTGTTGCAGGGTTTTGATTTGACAGTCCCAGCAGGCTCGACCCTGGGCATCGTCGGTGCCACCGGATCTGGCAAGAGCACGGTGGTGAAATTGTTGTTGCGTCTCTATGAGCGCGATGGCGGACGCATCTGTCTCGATGGTGTTCCGATCGACACCCTGCAGCTTCAAGACCTACGCCGCTGCATCGCCCTGGTGAGTCAGGACGTTTACCTCTTTCACGGCACCGTGGCCGAGAACATTGCCTATGGGGTGGCCGATCCAGATCCAGTGGCGATTCAGCAAGCCGCTCGCCTGGCGGAGGCCTCCGCATTCATCGATGCCTTGCCCCAGGGGTACGACACACTCGTCGGCGAACGGGGGCAACGCCTGTCCGGTGGACAGCGCCAGCGCATTGCTCTGGCTCGCGCCATCCTCAAAGACGCCCCAGTGCTGGTGCTCGACGAAGCCACCGCTGCGGTGGACAACGACACTGAAGCTGCGATCCAGCGCTCATTGGCTCAGATCACCCAGCACCGCACGACCGTCGTGATCGCCCACCGGTTGAGCACGGTTCGCCATGCCGACTGGATAGTGGTGATGGATCAGGGCCGGATTGTTGAGCAGGGCTCCCACGACAGCCTGGTGGCCAACGGAGGGATCTACACCAATCTCTGGCAGGTGCAGGCCGGAGAAGGGCTTATCGCTTCCTGA
- a CDS encoding phosphomannose isomerase type II C-terminal cupin domain, which yields MRVERPWGWYETLTQGENYLVKRLLVRSGQQLSLQRHRYRSESWTVVSGTGALLCGDHWHPASSGVMLSIPCGAVHRARANGADLLILEVQHGEDLREDDIERLQDDYGRVIN from the coding sequence ATGCGTGTTGAGCGTCCCTGGGGCTGGTACGAAACGTTGACCCAGGGGGAGAACTATTTGGTGAAGCGGCTGCTTGTGCGGTCCGGGCAGCAGTTATCCCTGCAGCGGCATCGTTATCGAAGTGAAAGTTGGACGGTGGTGTCTGGGACAGGTGCTCTGCTCTGCGGCGATCACTGGCATCCTGCGAGCTCGGGCGTCATGCTCTCCATCCCCTGCGGCGCTGTGCATCGCGCCCGTGCAAACGGCGCTGATCTACTGATCTTGGAGGTTCAGCATGGAGAGGATCTGCGGGAAGACGACATCGAACGCCTGCAGGATGATTACGGCCGGGTGATAAATTGA
- a CDS encoding ATP-dependent RecD-like DNA helicase — MTEPRPQGTSGWPSSFPAGLHAALRRRIPPQVEDPELEELSRDLVLALEQGELTVALTPGRLAVAEASGWLEGEFSPLLRQGDRLGWRRWLQAMEQVVAELVERAHAPCPAPVKDAEPGLSGRLNAEQGAAVLALDQASVVLLSGGPGTGKTSTVVEILARAEARHPGLRIGLAAPTGKAARRLGEAVLAQRAPLPCSTLHRWLEAGSRGFGRHHQRPLELDLLVIDEMSMLDLALSQALLEALPRACRLVLVGDPAQLPPVGSGAVWHRLQQPEVRGRFGAGAVHLERTYRNRGALARVAQHLRQGDLTAFAADLAALPEQANLQAHPSPLRRFPALVRERWLQRLKRLQELAGDLDRCPDQELMAVSRPLFEVLAQDLLLCPRRRGPWSLDDVHRTLLGASAADKVERWPVGLPVICGSNQPELGLANGDLGVVIGVGSERRLLFQVVDADGQVEVRRLHPARLRRLEPAVALTIHRAQGSEADRVIVLWPDPLEDGPAAENQRRLLYTAITRARVSLDLVTVI; from the coding sequence GTGACGGAGCCGCGGCCGCAGGGAACCAGCGGATGGCCCTCCAGCTTCCCGGCCGGCCTCCATGCCGCCTTGCGGCGCCGGATTCCGCCCCAGGTCGAGGACCCGGAGTTGGAGGAGCTCAGTCGTGACCTTGTCCTGGCCTTGGAGCAGGGGGAGTTGACGGTGGCGCTGACGCCAGGACGTTTGGCCGTCGCTGAAGCCAGCGGCTGGCTGGAGGGGGAGTTTTCTCCCCTGCTGCGTCAGGGCGACCGCCTGGGCTGGCGGCGATGGTTGCAGGCCATGGAGCAGGTGGTGGCTGAGCTGGTGGAGCGGGCTCATGCTCCCTGCCCCGCGCCCGTCAAGGATGCCGAGCCAGGCCTGTCGGGTCGCCTCAATGCTGAACAGGGCGCTGCTGTGCTTGCTCTTGATCAGGCGTCTGTGGTGCTGCTCAGCGGTGGCCCTGGCACGGGCAAAACCAGCACGGTGGTGGAGATTCTGGCCCGGGCGGAAGCCCGCCATCCCGGCCTGCGCATCGGTTTGGCCGCTCCCACGGGCAAGGCGGCCCGGCGCCTCGGGGAGGCGGTTCTGGCCCAGCGAGCCCCGTTGCCCTGCAGCACGCTCCACCGCTGGCTGGAGGCCGGCAGCCGTGGATTCGGCAGACACCATCAGCGCCCCTTGGAGCTGGACCTTTTGGTGATCGACGAAATGTCCATGCTGGATCTGGCCTTGAGCCAGGCCTTGCTGGAGGCCTTGCCCCGCGCTTGTCGGCTGGTGCTGGTGGGGGATCCAGCCCAGCTGCCACCGGTGGGAAGTGGGGCGGTCTGGCATCGGCTTCAGCAACCCGAGGTGCGCGGCCGTTTCGGTGCCGGTGCGGTGCATCTGGAGCGCACCTACCGCAACCGTGGTGCTCTGGCCCGGGTGGCGCAGCACCTGCGCCAGGGGGATCTGACGGCATTTGCAGCGGATCTGGCTGCCTTGCCCGAGCAGGCCAATCTCCAGGCGCATCCCAGCCCCTTGCGCCGTTTTCCGGCGTTGGTGCGTGAGCGTTGGCTGCAGCGCCTCAAGCGATTGCAGGAGCTGGCTGGTGACCTCGACCGCTGCCCTGATCAGGAGTTGATGGCGGTGTCCCGGCCGTTGTTCGAGGTCCTTGCGCAGGATCTGTTGCTGTGTCCTCGCCGTCGAGGACCCTGGAGTCTGGATGATGTTCACCGCACGCTTCTGGGTGCCAGTGCCGCGGACAAGGTCGAGCGCTGGCCCGTCGGCTTGCCGGTGATCTGTGGCAGCAATCAACCGGAACTCGGTTTGGCCAATGGCGATCTGGGTGTCGTCATCGGTGTTGGTTCGGAACGACGTTTGCTGTTTCAGGTGGTGGATGCTGATGGCCAGGTGGAGGTGCGCCGACTCCATCCAGCTCGTTTGCGGCGCTTGGAGCCTGCGGTCGCCCTCACCATCCATCGGGCCCAGGGCAGCGAGGCGGATCGGGTGATCGTGCTGTGGCCTGATCCCCTGGAAGATGGCCCTGCAGCTGAGAATCAACGCCGATTGCTTTACACCGCCATCACCCGTGCCCGTGTCAGCCTTGACCTGGTGACAGTGATCTGA